DNA sequence from the Ruminococcus albus 7 = DSM 20455 genome:
TTTCATGTTCTGCAATTTTAGGTAATAAAACATTTTTGCACGGATTATCCGAGATCATTTGCATTTTCTCGGCATAGCTGAAAACCATTGAAATAAATGTCGAATAATGCTTTATGGTTTTGGGAGAAAGTTTACCGCCTGTACGAATGTTTATTCCCTCTCCCCCGAGATCGTTTATAAATTTTTGTATAATGCGTGTATTTATCTTATCGATTCGTAAATGACCTATAGCCTTATATGTTCGTGCTTTAAGCTGTTTAGTGCGTTCAAGAGTTTTGGGCTTATAGTTTTTTTCGGCATAAGTTGAAAACCATTCCTCAGCCACTGTCTCGAATTTTGCCGCATTGACGATCATGTTCCCTTTACACTGTTCCTCGAACATAACAGCAAATCGGTTTAGCTCTTTCTCGTTCTGCATTTTGCTCCTTTTGGGGTCGGGGTGCCATGTGGTCGATTGCGTAATTTTGCGTCCGCTGACATCGTAACCACACGATACACGAATAAGATAACTATTGCCACGTTTTTTGATGTAAGCCATAAAAACAGTCCTTTCCAAAAAATAAAATTCTTTTATTGAAAAAATACGCAAATAACTTTTACTAAAGTGCTGTATTACGTTACTGCATATAGTATAAGACAGTATCATGGGTTTTGTAAACTGAAAGGACGCTAATGTTATTAATTTTATAAAAAATTTACCAAGACGGAAATATGAGTAAAGCAGATGGCTGCCTTCAGAGTTAAAAAAATTAAAAAGATTTTATAGAAATAATCCTCAGGAACAACAAGAAAAAATCATGAGGACCCTACTTACTTATATTATAATTTTGAAATCTGACTATACCTTTACCAACCACTTAAAATTCGGCTCGACAAGAATATATTACATGGTTATCCCTTTAACACACCACAGATAATTTACAATGCTGTCCAAATAAACAGACCTCAAAAACCGGAAAATATAGTATAATAGTGACAGGAAACGAAAGGAGCTGTCGCTATGTCAAAAAGATTTCCGAAACCTGAGATCACACTTGATGGGATATATTCAAAGTTCGCAGATGAAAGCTTTTGCAAGGATTTTCTGCTTGATATCCGCTTTGAAAAGGGCTTTGCCTGCCCGTTTTGCGGTGGCTCTGAGTACCGCAGGATAAGGTCACGCCATCTGCTGCGCTGCAAGTTCTGTAAAGCAGATATATCCGCCACAAACGGAACTTTTATGCACAGAACACATATTCCGCTCAGACTGTGGATAGTCACCGCATTCCTCATTATGAGCAACAAATGCAGTGTTTCTGCTGTTACGCTGATGAGGTCTTTGGGGGTGACCTACAAGACTGCATGGTACATCCTTCACCGCATCAGAAAAGCTATGAAATGCCGTGAAGAACGCTATTTGCTCGACGGAATCGTTGAACTTGATGACACGTATCTCGGTGCTCCGACTCACGGTAAAAAGCGCGGCAGAGGTACTGAAAAAGTCAAGATGATCGTAGCTTTTATCGAAGAACGCAGCAGGAAATCCCGAGTACGTTAAAATGAGAGATGTGCCGAATTTAAAGGGTATAACTGTGGGTAGATTTGCCAGGGATAATATCCGCGCTGGCTCGAAGATCGAGAGTGATAATGCTCGAAGTTACAAGAAACCGTTGGCACAGAAATACTTCCATGTTTTTGAAACATATGATCCGACAAGCGGTCAGCTGAATTGGATGCATAAAGTTATATCAAAACTTCAAAGCAATGATCATGGGAACTTACCACGGAAACGAAAAGATCCACACAGCGTTATATGCTGCCGAATACTGTTACAAATTCAACCGTCGTAAGCTGGGAAACAGTGCGTATTTAAGGCTTTTGGCTGCTTTGGTGCAGTGATCTTACTTGTGGTGTGTTAAGGGGATAACCATAATATATTATGCTGAGGTTCTCTTTCTTCACCGCCGACGGTGGGAAAGAGAGAACTGCCAAACTCTCATTATATTCGTTTAAACGATATTAAGTCAGATGTGTCAGGGGGATAACCATATTTTGATATTATCTTGCTAAAAAATAATAAGGGGGTGAGTTCATGAGCGGAGAAGAAGTAAGAAAGCTGATACTGGCAAATAATGTAAAACTTTGGGAAGTGGCAAAAAAAGCATTCGGGATATCTGACGGCAATTTTTCAAGAAAACTGCGCAAAGATTTTACCGATGAGGAGCTTCAAAAAGTTATTGTTGCCATCGAGGAACTAAAGTCTGAAAAGAGAAAAACATATGAACTCTTTCAGACAATCGAAAGCAAAAAATAAGGAGGATAATTATGAATGAAAAACCAATACCGAGAATGAGAACAGTTAGACAAGCGGCTTTAGAAACCGGGGTTTCCGAATACTTTGTAAGGCAGCTTGTAAAAAACAAGGAAATTTATTATGTACGATCGGGTAAGAGAGTTTTGATAAATCTCGATTTGTTTATCAGCTTTTTGAACGGCGAAACTGAAAATAATGGAGGATACGATAATGAATAATATATTTGGTATTGATACCATAGAAATAGTTGCGAACAAGCGTTTGATAAACGCTTATAATTCGCTATTTGTTCCGACTCATTATCTGGATTCAGTCCGTACCAAGTACGTAATGAACCCAGATTTCATCAACGGTGGTATAACTGTTGAAAAATATAGTGATTATATGTCGTTGATAGGTGAAGCACTGCAAGTTGCAGGGATAGAAGCACCAGTAATAAGGAGGATAGATTTTCGTGTAGATAATTTTGTCGATGAATATGAGAAGCATTATAAACTACATAAGTTTATGATTCTTTGTTTAGCGATGTCATATCATAACATTCAGAGTTATGAAAGCTATGATCCTGTGACCCAAGACATTTTATGTATTCGAGCTCAAGGAAAATATTGGGAAGCAGAGTACTATAATAAGCTCAAGCAAGAGCCGAAATCGGGAATCAAGTCGCGCTTTGAAATGCGAGCCAAAGCAGGCTCGTATCACGTAGGAGATGAGAGGAGATATTTTGATCTGTACTCTGAAAGATTGATTAAAATCACAAGTAAACAATATTTGCTTAATGTGGCTGAATATTTAAATGATTGTTTGAACGATAAATGGGAGCAAGAGAAAAAAAATATTTCCAAACGAGGGTTTTTAGAAAAATATAGTGATAATATTTTTATGAAAGAACAAGCTATTGGATTATGCAATATGCTCGGCTATAAAGATCCTAAACAGACTGCCTCCAAATTGGATATTAAATATATAAGCCATAAAGAATTATCGCTTTATGTAAATGAGTTGATCACTCTAGGTGATCGCTTTTTTGAAAGCTAAATGTATAAAAAATACATTTTTAAAATTATTCATGAAGCGATATAAACTCGCAGATAGTAGGAAAAGTGATGTAATAGTGTTTTTGATATGTCTAAATAACAGTCATTACTCTTATATTAGATGGTTTGTTTTGGTTTGTCTTAGTTGAGTTAACACTATGATTGAGGAGAGAAAATATATGATTATAATGAACTTAGCAGAACAGCATAAAAAACTTAGAATAAATGAACATGATAGAAGAGCTGAAAGAGCGTATTGGAAATATGTTGAGTGTGATGGTGTTCCAGATGGCTTTTATTTAAAATGCAGTTACTGCGGATATGATATCAGCAGGAAAGATGCAGACCATATATGCGCAAACTGCGGAGCTCGTATGAGCTATTAAATTAGCTTGTATAAAGGAGCGGACAGTGTGGCAGTATGTTTATACTGACGAGAACGTAAAACGCATTGTACAGTATTTTTATTAGCAATAAACCTGAATAAACCACAACTACACAAACTGAAATAAAAACTACTTATACAAAAGCAATGTCGTAAACAAAAATCGGCATTGCTTTTTTTATTTTGCCTTTTTATGTTAACTACAAAAATAAGAAAACAGATATTTTTATTTTGTTAGGCTGCCTTCACATGATTATTTATTTAAGTTATAAAAAATATATAAACTCTATCCGAACATACTCGTATTGCATATTGTAGGATTTAATGTTATAATATACCCGATAAAGAAATTTAAGGGGAGGGGCTTATGAACACATTTGTCTGCCCTCACTGCGGGGGTGAAGTTCCCGAGGGTATGCGGTTTTGTCCGCACTGCATGACTGTGCTTGCCGAGCCGCAGGCTATTGAGATAGGAGCGAAAGGCAGGAAAAAGAACAGTTTAGTTTTTATAATAGTCCTGTGTGCTTGTATCGTGACAGGGGCGGCTGTATATTTTGCTGCAAGAGGACATAACGATATTTCCGTACAAAAAAATAACACAGACACTGAAGTAAGTGCCGATGTATCGGAAACAGAAAGTTTTACAAGTGATGTTGATTCGTGGGTCGATAGTATGACCGAAAGCATACCTGATAATATTGTTACTGATGAAAGCAGTTCTGCTGAAAGTCACGATGAAACTGAGAGTTCTGCAGACAGTTCGGTAAATGAGCATATCACGGAACAAGGCATCACACCCGAGAGCCTGTATGCCGATATAAAGGACTGGTGCGGTACACATCCGCCTAAGTATTTCGGTGTGGAGAGTGCTGAAGATATATCCGCCGAGCAGGACGGAGACACCACAATGTTTTCGTTTGCCGACAAGGGCGGGGCAAGGATATTTATAGGCACGGATACGGACGGTAATGCAAGCTTTATCATACGGCTGAATGATATTTCCGCAGAGGGCAATAACGAGCATGGAGAAGAGATATTATCTGCACTGGGTGACATATTTTTCAGCACTGATCTCAGCGGCAGGGACGGCAATTTTACCGAGAATGGCTATTCTTTTGAGATAATATGCAATGACTACCCCGATATGTTCTATACAGAGTACATTATCACAGCCGAAAAGCTATAATGTTGCTTCACCGCGAGAATAAAGCTCGTTGTTTGTTTCGATGACGGACTTTCTGTTCTCTATGCAGAAGATGATAATGCTGTCACGCTTCTTTTTTGCATACAGGAAAGGATATCCCGACAGCTTTAAAAAGCTCTGCACCTCGTCAAGGGAAAGACTCATAGCTATAAGTATAGAGAGCACTTTGTCACGGGCAGGAGCTTCCTTGACCCCCGAAAATATCTGATAGGCATATACCTGGCTTATTTCCGACTTAGCTATAACTTCGGATTTTACAAGACCCTTTTCGGCAAGGATATTTTCAAGCATTTCGGAAACCTTTTTGCAAGATATGTTCTCGACGTTGTCCGAAAGATAGCTGTCGATGCTATCGGCAGATCTGATTTCATTAAGCAGTTCGTCTGTGGATTTTTTCATGGTGATCTACTCCTTTTTATTTGCTGTATTATAGATTATAATAACACGCTTTATCTGATTTTACAAGGGGGCGGTAATATAAACCTCTCGGAAATTTTATCTGCCGAATACACGCTTGTATCGGTGCTTAACAGCAAGGAAAACAGTACACTGATACGCTATCGGAACAATAGACTGGGCAGAGATATAGTAGTGCGTAAGTTAAGCACTGACAGTAATACAGATGTTTATCGAAGTCTCTCGTGGGTCTGCCATGAGAACTTAGTGCGGATATACGATGTCGTTACCGAGCAGGACTATACCTATATCCTTGAAGAATACATAGAGGGCATAAGCCTTTCGGAACTTGTACCGATGAACGAAAAGGGCGCACGGACGACAGTGATACAGATAGCGAGGGCGCTGTATGTTCTGCAAACGCTGGGCATCGTACACCGTGATATAAAAGAGGACAACGTAATAGTAACAGAGGACGGCACGGTAAAGCTAACCGACTTCGATATATCAAAAATATACACCGAGGGCAAAAGCCGTGATACACAGCTTCTGGGTACGTCTACCTATGCCCCGCCCGAGCAGTACGGACTTGCACAGACCGACAGCAGGAGCGATATATACTCTCTCGGTATACTCGCAAACAAGCTAGTCACTGGCAAGCACCCGTCTGCCTCGCTGTACACCAAAGGCAGGCTCGGTAAGTTTATAGTCAAGGCAACGAATATCAGCCCCGACAAGCGTTTTAACTCTGCCGAAGATGTACTGGCGCACTTTCGTTAAATATAAAAATTATGCTGTCAGCATAAGACAAAAAGATCCTCCTGTGGTATAATCACCATAGGAGGATCTTTAAAGTTCATCAATATTCTCCGCTAATATTTTGACCGTGTTGAGGAATTTGCTCACCTGCTCGGGTGAATGATTTTTTAATTCTGCCGAAATGCTTTCGAGAACACCCACATCACCGTTCTCGTTTTTGACATCAAGCAGAAGATAATCAAGGCTTATTTCCAGCACGGTCGAAATGCTTATGGCAGTATTAAGTGAGAGCTGCCTTGAAGCACGTTCGATATGCCCCACATAGGAAGGCGTGATACCGCAAAGCTCCGCCAGCTGTTCCTGACTGAGCCCCAGCTTTACCCTGCGTGAGCGTATCCTCTCGCCAACGGCGGTAAGGCTTAAATTATTGTTGCCGTCATTCATTTACATCACCACCAACATTATACATTATGAACAAATATGATGTAAATATACTGTATGTCATGATATTGACAAATAGTACAGAACAGTGTATAATGTAGTTAATCCGATATGAGTTAATGTTGATTATAGCTAATTGAAGGAGGAGCGGTTCATGATAGCTTTAGGAATTATTATTACTTTTATAGGTGGGTTATTTTTACTATATGATTTATATGTATTCTTAGCATTGGGTGAATCCGGTGATGGTTTATTCCTTCTTATTTCAGCCTCTGTAACTGCGCTGGGAGTATTTTTGTGGCGAATGGGATTGAGGAGAGAGGCTGATGAGATAGAGCAAGGACAGGAAGCTGTCCAAAACGGAATGACACCGTCTCAAAAAAAGGGTGCTGTGATCGGTATAATAATACTTATCATTATTTTTGCAACGCCATTTGTGCTGAATTTTATTCCCGATACGCCTGTGAACAAAGAAGAACAGGTATTGAAGTATGTTGAGGACATAATGAAAGATAAAGAAAAGGCAGTAAAAGACACGGAAGTAAATGCGTCGGTGAGCCATACAAAACCCAAGATACTTGATCATTCGGGTGATGTGTATTTTGTTTTATGGTTATCCCCTTAACACACCACAAGTAAGATCACTGCACCAAAGCAGCCAAAAGCCTTAAATACGCACTGTTTCCCAGCTTACGACGGTTGAATTTGTAACAGTATTCGGCAGCATATAACGCTGTGTGGATCTTTTCGTTTCCGTGGTAAGTTCCCATGATCATTGCTTTGAAGTTTGATATAACTTTATGCATCCAATTCAGCTGACCGCTTGTCGGATCATATGTTTCAAAAACATGGAAGTATTTCTGTGCCAACGGTTTCTTGTAACTTCGAGCATTATCACTCTCGATCTTCGAGCCAGCGCGGATATTATCCCTGGCAAATCTACCCACAGTTATACCCTTTAAATTCGGCACATCTCTCATTTTAACGTACTCGGGATTTCCTGCTGCGTTCTTCGATAAAGCTACGATCATCTTGACTTTTTCAGTACCTCTGCCGCGCTTTTTACCGTGAGTCGGAGCACCGAGATACGTGTCATCAAGTTCAACGATTCCGTCGAGCAAATAGCGTTCTTCACGGCATTTCATAGCTTTTCTGATGCGGTGAAGGATGTACCATGCAGTCTTGTAGGTCACCCCCAAAGACCTCATCAGCGTAACAGCAGAAACACTGCATTTGTTGCTCATAATGAGGAATGCGGTGACTATCCACAGTCTGAGCGGAATATGTGTTCTGTGCATAAAAGTTCCGTTTGTGGCGGATATATCTGCTTTACAGAACTTGCAGCGCAGCAGATGGCGTGACCTTATCCTGCGGTACTCAGAGCCACCGCAAAACGGGCAGGCAAAGCCCTTTTCAAAGCGGATATCAAGCAGAAAATCCTTGCAAAAGCTTTCATCTGCGAACTTTGAATATATCCCATCAAGTGTGATCTCAGGTTTCGGAAATCTTTTTGACATAGCGACAGCTCCTTTCGTTTCCTGTCACTATTATACTATATTTTCCGGTTTTTGAGGTCTGTTTATTTGGACAGCATTGTAAATTATCTGTGGTGTGTTAAAGGGATAACCATGTTTTGTTTATATGGAAGTCACTTCAAAAACTGCAATGTACGGAGAAGCAGGTGGTGATCTGGTAGTTGTAAAGGTCGAGGATAAAAATAAATGCTCGTGGGTGACTGATATGGCTACCGATACAGATGATGAACATATCCAAAAGGCTTTAGATGTGGCAAAACAACTATACGGAAACGGATAAAAAGGAGGGTCTTAGTATGAAAAAAATACTAGCAATTTTACTATCAATGGTCATGGCAGGAATGGTTTTCGGTTCTTGCGGAAGTGAGGAACAAACTGAAACACAGGCTAAAACAACGGAGCAGGTTTCATCGGAGGATGATCAAAACAGAGAGCCGACAGAGAACGACTACAAGGAGCAGCTTAAAGCTATTTATGATGCTTTAAAAGATCATCCTTTCAGTAATGGAAATCCCATAGAAGAGATACGAATAGAATTGGGACGAGATACATATGACGGGGGGGATAAATATGAATCAGGAACAACAGAAGCGGATATTGTAAACACTGTAAATGGTATTTATGACAGTAAATTATCAGATTGTCATGTTTCTATTGAGTATAATACAACTAACAATTATAGTATTGACTCCATCAAAATAATTACTGATCGCGGAACAGAAGAAAACTATTGCTTAGTGTATTATCCCGAGACTGACAGATGCAATAATTTAGATTTAACCAATATAGCAAGGGAAATTGCGGCAGTAGGATATAATGTTTTTACTGGAAATATGGATACAATGAATGGAAAAATGGCTGAAATTGTAGATTTTTCAAATTCAGAAGCTAACAGTGAGATAGGGAATAAAATCGTTGAAAAATACAAAGCCGATAGTTATTTCGATTTTACTGGAAGGGCATTTGTATATAGTGAGGCTATATATAGTGGTGCAGTATGTACATATGATGATAATTGGTCATCTATGGAGTTTGCACCTTATGATTTTGAAACATACTTCAAATCTGATATTGAAAGCAAAGGATTATCTTTTGACGAAGCGTGTGAGTATCTTAGCAAAGATGATGTTGGAGTTTCGGCATATAAACAGTACAAAACACAGGAACTGAAAGATATGTTTGCAATAGAATAACGTCCAATAGATACTATTAGTGACTACTGCAATACAATGAGTGTGATAACTAATTATGATAATAAACAATGTTGATATTTTTGCATTGCAATGATATCAATATAAATCTTAAATTACTAATTCAGAATGGAGGTCGAAATAACTATGGAAGACGGAGTAGGAGTATTGATCGGTTTGGTATGTGTTGCTTTAATACAGCTTATAATGGTCATAGCTATTCTAAGATTGTCGGATAACACAAAAGAGATATTAAGGATATTATCCGACTGGGAAGAACGCAGCGAAAATAAAAAATAAACCAAAAACACTCCGCCTGACCGCAAACTCGGGTGGAGTGTACTGTTTGTGTACTAACGATGTGATACGATCAATTTTATTATACCACGATATGCAGCATTCATGCGCACGAAATACTACGTTTTGATACGATAGATATCGATATAGCACCAGAACAAATATGCTATTACTTATTCAAGTCCCGTTTGCCGCACCAAAACAAAACCTCGTAAACACAGCGTTTGCGAGGTTTTTTCATGCCCAAAATCCAGGTTTGGACTTTATTTTGGACCTTACCCGGGAAAAAGTGTCGGCGGGAGCCCTGTGTATAGAGCTCCCGCCGATTTTTGTTTGGGTGTTATTTGGGTGTTAGCCAGCTTCTTTCCCCTCTATGACATCTGCCATTATATTGCTCGCCCTGCGCTTGCTCTCCGCGAAGTAATGACTGTAAGTAGACATCGTAGTCACAGGCGTGCTGTGACCTAACATTGCAGCAACTGTGGTCGGATCAACTCCTGCTTCGATCTCGACCGATGCAAAGAAATGCCTGAAGCTGTGAAGTCCATAGAATGGGAAATTCCTGCGTTCACACTCTCGCATCAGCCATGTGTATGGCGTGTTCGGATGCATGGGCTGACCGTCCCATTTTGTGAACAGGCGGTCGTGTTCCTGCCACTCGTCTCCGAGATTGGCTTTGTAGCTATCCTGATCATGCTTGTATGCT
Encoded proteins:
- a CDS encoding helix-turn-helix domain-containing protein, with the translated sequence MNEKPIPRMRTVRQAALETGVSEYFVRQLVKNKEIYYVRSGKRVLINLDLFISFLNGETENNGGYDNE
- a CDS encoding serine/threonine-protein kinase translates to MRKLSTDSNTDVYRSLSWVCHENLVRIYDVVTEQDYTYILEEYIEGISLSELVPMNEKGARTTVIQIARALYVLQTLGIVHRDIKEDNVIVTEDGTVKLTDFDISKIYTEGKSRDTQLLGTSTYAPPEQYGLAQTDSRSDIYSLGILANKLVTGKHPSASLYTKGRLGKFIVKATNISPDKRFNSAEDVLAHFR
- a CDS encoding IS1595 family transposase, with translation MSKRFPKPEITLDGIYSKFADESFCKDFLLDIRFEKGFACPFCGGSEYRRIRSRHLLRCKFCKADISATNGTFMHRTHIPLRLWIVTAFLIMSNKCSVSAVTLMRSLGVTYKTAWYILHRIRKAMKCREERYLLDGIVELDDTYLGAPTHGKKRGRGTEKVKMIVALSKNAAGNPEYVKMRDVPNLKGITVGRFARDNIRAGSKIESDNARSYKKPLAQKYFHVFETYDPTSGQLNWMHKVISNFKAMIMGTYHGNEKIHTALYAAEYCYKFNRRKLGNSAYLRLLAALVQ
- a CDS encoding zinc ribbon domain-containing protein, encoding MNTFVCPHCGGEVPEGMRFCPHCMTVLAEPQAIEIGAKGRKKNSLVFIIVLCACIVTGAAVYFAARGHNDISVQKNNTDTEVSADVSETESFTSDVDSWVDSMTESIPDNIVTDESSSAESHDETESSADSSVNEHITEQGITPESLYADIKDWCGTHPPKYFGVESAEDISAEQDGDTTMFSFADKGGARIFIGTDTDGNASFIIRLNDISAEGNNEHGEEILSALGDIFFSTDLSGRDGNFTENGYSFEIICNDYPDMFYTEYIITAEKL
- a CDS encoding helix-turn-helix domain-containing protein; this translates as MNDGNNNLSLTAVGERIRSRRVKLGLSQEQLAELCGITPSYVGHIERASRQLSLNTAISISTVLEISLDYLLLDVKNENGDVGVLESISAELKNHSPEQVSKFLNTVKILAENIDEL